One Tachypleus tridentatus isolate NWPU-2018 chromosome 3, ASM421037v1, whole genome shotgun sequence DNA window includes the following coding sequences:
- the LOC143246895 gene encoding immediate early response 3-interacting protein 1-like, whose amino-acid sequence FFELLAQKAVGWGRDDQTTRGFGEDPGVKSQLINLIHSIRTVMRIPLILVNIMTILFKLILG is encoded by the exons TTCTTTGAACTATTGGCACAAAAAGCTG TCGGCTGGGGCCGTGATGATCAAACTACTAGAGGCTTCGGAGAAGATCCTGGGGTGAAGTCACAGCTGATAAACCTGATTCATTCCATTCGAACCGTCATGAGGA tacCACTTATTCTCGTGAATATTATGACAATACTATTTAAGCTGATCTTGGGATAG